A window of Photobacterium toruni genomic DNA:
TTGTTAGTTTTGTTATCAATCATATTGATTATAAGAAGCATTCATCATAATGACCTATAAACGTATTCGGCAGCCCAAACTTAGTGAGGCTATCGAAAAAGAGCTTGAGTGTTTGATTGTCGAGGGGACGTTATCGCCTGGGCAACAACTGCCTCCTGAGCGTGAATTAGCAAAGCAATTTGATGTTTCTCGCCCTTCTGTGCGTGAGGCAATTCAACGTTTAGAAGCCAAACATTTACTGACGCGTCGTCAAGGTGGTGGCACTTTTGTAACAGAGCGTTTATGGCAAAGTTTTTCTGAACCATTACTTGATGTTTTAGCTGCCCATCCGGAAACGCACTTAGATTTAGTTGAAGCGCGCCATGCACTAGAGGGATTAGCGGCATATTATGCGGCCCTGCGTGGTAATGATGATGATTTTAATCGTATTAAAGATTGTCATGTGCAAATTCAACAAGCACAACAGCAAGGTAATTTAGCCGCAGAAGCTAGCGCAGTAGTGCAATATCTTATTGCGGTCACAGAGTCGGCACATAATGTGGTGCTATTACACATAATTCGCAGTTTAGCGCCGTTATTAGAACAAAATGTGTTACAAAATTTTGAACACCTTAATCGTCATCAAGTGGTGATGAATAAGGTGAGTAAGCATCGAGCCAATATTGTGCAGGCGATTGTTTCTAAACAGCCGGAACAGGCACGTGAAGCATCCCATGCACATTTGGCTTATATTGAGGAAACTTTGTTGGATTTATCACGAGAAGATAGCCGGCGACAACGCTCTCTCCGTCGAATCCAACAACGCAAGGACGGACTTGACTAAGGTTCTTTATCAGCCAAAGGCCATTGCAAGTCGCGACATTGTTAGTTTAGTTG
This region includes:
- the pdhR gene encoding pyruvate dehydrogenase complex transcriptional repressor PdhR, whose translation is MTYKRIRQPKLSEAIEKELECLIVEGTLSPGQQLPPERELAKQFDVSRPSVREAIQRLEAKHLLTRRQGGGTFVTERLWQSFSEPLLDVLAAHPETHLDLVEARHALEGLAAYYAALRGNDDDFNRIKDCHVQIQQAQQQGNLAAEASAVVQYLIAVTESAHNVVLLHIIRSLAPLLEQNVLQNFEHLNRHQVVMNKVSKHRANIVQAIVSKQPEQAREASHAHLAYIEETLLDLSREDSRRQRSLRRIQQRKDGLD